Proteins from one Cryptomeria japonica chromosome 4, Sugi_1.0, whole genome shotgun sequence genomic window:
- the LOC131079217 gene encoding caffeic acid 3-O-methyltransferase 1-like: MASLESSMEAHLQLYEIFLTAAKPMALQAAVLLNIPDIIGSQNHLSVEEIASHISASTNKPARIDCLSRIMTLLASIGVFTEETTVDNRGIPQLNYGPTGLSKLLANNEPQQSLAPHLLFLNQKIVTQGYQYLHDAVIDGCQPFTKAHGMSIFEYNSKNSEANRMLNEAMTAQTSSVMASVLKAYDGFKSFKSVVDVGGGAGSAISTIVNEYPHIHGINFDLPHVVRTAPPAKGVEHVEGNMFDQIPSADAVFMKVQWTLHDWDDEHCLKILKNSYDAIPEDGKVLIVDAVIDKEKGTKRQVGLMSDLLMMALSVGGKERTEEEFKNLFYKAGFKSYSIIEIPFYHALIEVSK; the protein is encoded by the exons ATGGCTTCCTTAGAGTCTTCCATGGAGGCACATCTCCAGCTCTATGAAATATTTCTTACGGCAGCCAAGCCCATGGCCCTTCAAGCAGCTGTCTTGCTTAACATTCCTGACATTATTGGTAGTCAAAATCACCTCTCCGTGGAGGAAATTGCTTCCCATATTTCTgcttccacaaacaaacctgcccGCATAGATTGCCTCTCTAGAATCATGACGCTTCTGGCTTCCATTGGAGTCTTTACTGAAGAGACCACAGTAGATAACAGAGGCATTCCTCAATTAAACTATGGCCCAACTGGCCTCTCTAAATTGCTGGCAAATAATGAGCCGCAACAATCTCTTGCGCCACATCTAttgttcttgaatcaaaaaatTGTGACACAAGGTTATCAGTATCTTCATGATGCTGTCATAGATGGCTGCCAACCATTCACCAAGGCCCATGGCATGAGCATTTTCGAGTACAATAGCAAGAATTCTGAAGCAAAtagaatgttgaatgaggccaTGACTGCTCAGACAAGCTCTGTAATGGCATCTGTGTTGAAGGCGTATGATGGGTTTAAGAGCTTCAAGAGTGTGGTCGATGTTGGAGGAGGAGCAGGTTCTGCGATATCTACAATTGTTAATGAATATCCCCATATTCATGGCATCAATTTCGACCTTCCTCATGTTGTAAGGACTGCTCCTCCAGCAAAAG GAGTAGAGCATGTGGAGGGTAATATGTTTGACCAAATTCCATCAGCAGATGCAGTTTTCATGAAGGTACAGtg GACTTTGCATGATTGGGATGATGAACattgtttgaaaattttaaagaatagcTATGACGCTATACCAGAAGATGGGAAGGTATTAATTGTGGATGCGGTCATTGATAAGGAAAAAGGAACCAAAAGACAAGTGGGACTAATGTCTGATTTATTAATGATGGCTCTTTCCGTTGGTGGAAAGGAGAGAACAGAGGAGGAATTTAAGAACTTGTTTTATAAAGCAGGGTTTAAGAGTTACAGTATCATTGAAATACCTTTCTATCATGCACTTATAGAAGTTTCTAAATAG